A region of the Centropristis striata isolate RG_2023a ecotype Rhode Island chromosome 20, C.striata_1.0, whole genome shotgun sequence genome:
tgagaatttgctgcttttgatgttgttggacaaaacaagcattGTAAAGGCATCacttttggttcttttttggtaattttttattaaataatgaacAAAATCAATGTTTAGAGTTACAGTTAACCAACCCTAAAAATTCCCagaattaaatagaaaaatagtgACATGCCAAACCAAGTTGGAACAATTTTggaatatgtaaaataataaacaaataacataTATATGAAACAAATGTCGATTTCTATCTGATCAAGTCAAACTATAAAAATATTCTACGTATAAAGCAGCGTGATCTCAGGGCTCCATGGCAAAGTTCTCCTGTTGGAAAAGGCAAAAGGGGCGATCACTTTCAATTTAAGGAgacttttacattacattacatgtcatttagcagacgcttttgtccaaagcgacttacaataagtgcattcactTATAATagacttataataataataaaaaatggattACATTTCTCCATCACAGCAGCAGTTTATTGTTGACTGTCCACCTGTAAAGTGTTAAGTTCAGCGACTCTCCTGCTCCACTCCTCTTCTgtcatctcttcttcttctgctccatCGTTATCATCCTCCTCCACCTGGTGCTCCcctgaaatacaaaaaatcaTGGAGCAAAAATTAAAGAGAAACAACAGCAGCtggtgaaaagaaaaaacacagaagcacTAACAGAAGGGAGGAAACCTGAAACCTCTTTAATTTAGAAGCAGCAAAAATcatcatgattattattattatcaaaaaaagaaaaaaaggggggtttTCTACATTAAGTTTCCTACTtaagtacttttattacaaatagtaaccataaaatacatgttaaaatctgtaaatataatataatataatgggacattgatgtttatttttacaggatTAGTCATGTTGAATTATAGTGAATtctatgttaaaaataaatacacatcaaATTGCTAAAGGTAAAATACagctttctatttatttttttacagtaaaacatgaaatttaatgtaaaacaaaatgcaaaaagaaatcataaaaacactTCCAAACACTTCATAATATTAAAGAAAAGGTTATTTGACAGATTTatgttttttgaaatgtatatCATCTGGAATTTTTAAGAAATTGTACTTGtattgaaatctgtaaaaaaaacaaaaaaacaacaacagttttttACTTTAGCTGCCAGACCGTTTACTGTTAATGTTTGCATGTGTATTCTCACCATTGCAGGTCAGAGCGGTGCAGACCCAGTTtccacaagcacacacacatttgttacACTCCATCTGAGTCTCAGCTCCGTCCTCGAACACCTCATCCTCCAGAGCACActcttcatacacacacacacacaagaaaacacacaggtTAGAAAAAACTGCAAACACACTCTGACATGGTTGTGTTTTGCTcttcaaatgtttttcaaaagtgTGTCTCCTTACATGCCAGatttttattatgtgtgttttgttggcATTTTACAAAACAATATTTGGTCCTGGAGATAagaaataaatatcaataaatagGCAGATATAAACTTTAAGTAGGTAGGTAGATAGGTAGGTACAACATACTTGTCAACAATTTCACAatgcacaaatacacattttaaaaaacctgtCATGTATGCATTATAGTgttagaactagaaaatttcctctggggaaattctgaaagggccacaggggctactgccggtgtgtgtacactatgatgagattcttcagagatttcaaactatgccctttaacctcaaaatatgtgtgtgtgtgtgtgtgtgtgtgcgtgtgtgtaattaaaatcacataaagttacgtgtgtgtgtgtgtgtgtgtgcatgtgtatgcatgtgtgtatcaggggtattttatgccagcacactatacttaaacgcctaaaacgcgtcacctgtgccagcataaagtctgattaataggcgtgcttacagacacgcgtattgcgagtacaccagataacatgggtgacgggtgaaaagtgccaccagcgaacgtagtggatgcctgtgtgtgtgtgtgtaacgcatgtacgcctataacagttcagctgttacacagagtctcagcttcatacgggattgtgaaagcagaatttatagatgaactccaagccccaacagagctgtcaggatatttctatcattttcaggcccgtttttattttcttgatgatatttaatgatagcaagggtgaaagggataattaaaataatttcagctacttaaaaatagtaatagtaaagtgcgacgctcacagccagttcccagttcgctcttggacatacagttcattacgcatcagctgtaatgtacaaattgaatattaagtagccatgcggacctgtccaatgaataaggatgcttattgagtaattttatgcgcttggacatacagttcattaagcatcagccgagtcgtgtacttaaattgcatttaggtagactgaaacagcctaaactgtgtaataggtctgtcttggtaaaacatggattgctttaattgtgaagcgaagcggctgttaaactcaaaattcaccatcatagtttgataaaaacatattttgttacaaaaaatataaacaagtatgtaagaaaggaaataaatgtataattgcatttgtaactcggcccttgtgaccaccctggaactcttcgttgatgggtggtcgttatatttgcggctcgcaccgcgtcatgctttatttctcacaacggctggcggctcaaccttaaacagtacaagtaaacactggcgtgagacaacagaaagattaaaggccggtgttgtgtccttaatggtttccacactaacttgttgccgtaggctatgcgcatgttctgttacgcatgagctgtccgtggtactgaaacaccAATCGCCGTTCATGTGAGGATTCTGTCTGATATTGTGCTGTTccttaacaccttatctactgtttgggttcatctgtagtcggcactttgtgcaataaaatgatttattgtgccatacgatagagccgatacgcatgttttgtctttactgttgtattgtgtacagcctttatagagctctgttgggagagcttgtgttatataggcagtgttttattatttctgccttcgccactgacacacagtctcagcttcatatggtattgtttataagaaagcataacttatagatgaagagaaagactatctcgtacataccagataaacttaacgtttttccggccaaaaccggaggcttaattagcctgttttaggagtgaaagtcagcaaaatgcagcttaaactaaatgttttaccttattagcTAACtacaaatatctgtaaaatataatggatctgtgcataagtgccgaattgggttaaacagtgtagatataaggtccgatggaatcatattgcggactgctgtccacatggctactgaatattcattagataggtccgcatggctacttaatattcaggggtgacagcgattatggcgtctgcaggcaggtaaacctacctaattacagctggtgcgtaatgaactgtatgtccgcgcgcgaagctgggaactggctgtgagcgtcgcactttactattactattttttaagtagctgaaattattttaattatcccttttttacccttgctatcattaaatatcaattcgatatcattcaaaccgagagagagagagagagagagagagatttcgttaacaagaaaataaaaatgggcctgaaaataatagaaatatcctgacagctctgtgggggcttggagttcatctataagttctgctttcttataaacaataccatatgaagatgagactctgtgtaacagctgaactgttataggcgtacacgcgttacacacacacacaggcgtccactacgttcgctagtggcacttttcacccgtcacccatgttatctggtgtactcgcaatacgcgtgtttgtacgcctatgtagaattgtacttaacagtcacgcgggtcttcatgtcacgtatttgaggcgtagttcacccgtcacgcagccgtcacgtaggtgtatgcgcaacaacgcgtgtacagcgtctgcgtgacgcctacgtgacgcctgtctgtccattgaaagtgaatggaatttacacgcgcacgttagacgtttgatgtcatcgcataggcgctgtacacgcgttttagtatagtgtgctggcataaaatgcccctcatatgtgtgaggagtgtgcatgcttacgcgcatgtgtgtgtgtgtgtatatctgtaactgtaatcacatcaaagatcaaaggcaatcagatcaaagcaatcaacagaattaactgacacctgttaatgaaagagtgacagcagccagaggtggactggaatttatggccttgaacagaaagcatttttggtaaaaccataatacctatcattgatccaacttcactttgagcgtcctgagttcttcctgaacgtctacatatggttttttttaagaaaaatgaaaaaatagctttgttagagcgatctaaagaaactgttacatctcccttcttttagaaatctccctgcatctttaatatgggagccaatgaggctgttggtgcatgttggtggtgcatcaGTGTGtactacgcccaaactataactctgacagctttaccagaggattgtgagtgagaagacaaagacctggagcgcagttttcaaatttattttttgacagttttttctctccctctacactctggcgatgatgtcacacactgtggcacaaacattccgtgcaatacacacccattataatctcagaatttctccaaaaattatcatggtcattgaacatggattgataaaaaactacttatatatatatatatatatatatatatatatatatatatatatatatatatatatatatatatatatatatatataacgcaGTTTTTCAATACTTAcgttgcgaaaaattcgtattctgtagagaaaagtaatagcacaccgatcccgatcctgcaactcttcaagttgtaggactagaagcgggacgaaattgcgtccggaagaggaagaagaaaaaatccacagtataacagtagtgtaGCAGGACAGCTAcactacagctattgctgtatgggaccagtgctcggtgctattgccccgaggccctaattaagtGGCTGCTGTTGTGGTCAGAATAAGCGAGGGATGGTGTTTGGATCtggcaacatttttaatgtttccatagcatttattttgtgttttaatatcCCATGTATCACATTTAACTTATTGTTCAAACCCAGGCAGTGACAGATCAAGTGTGCAGTGGTTAAAATCACCTAGAAATATCACTGTACATGCATGGATtcgttgtgtgtgtgagattacTTCTCTCGTATGGATGGTAGGTGGGCGTCAGACAGTTGATGAACTCCGTTAAACTCAGTTTCCAGTCTGCGTTTTCATCTGACAGCTCGATCAAAGCGTCGACACACAGAGacctgacagacagagagtgagcCATGTTATTAATGTGGGACTACATGATGTATATTATTACAGAAACTCACTAAGCAGTTGTCAGATTTGTCTGACATCGTAACTGTGTTCATGGCatacaaatgtatttactttGTATAAAAAGAGAatttataacatttaaactATGACAGTGAGTTCATACAGTCTCAATCACTGCCAGATtattgcctgtgtgtgtgtgtgtgtgtgtttgtgtgtttgtgtgtgtgtgtgtgtgtgtgtgtgttgtgtgtgtaccTCAGCAGCGAGTTAGTCCCCAGAGTATGAGAGTAAGTGAGGTTGAGGGCTGTCTCATTATGTTTCAGGAAGCTCAGGAACTCTTTGGAGTCGAGCGCTGAATCTCCGCTATCGTACATCtgtaacaaacaaacagagttagagataaaataTCTTATTCAGTTATTCTCATTTAGCTTGTAACTTCTCAGCTTGTCCAGTTGCAAAAatgtgcattgaaatgaattgaaatcaactttaaaaatgactgaattaaGTAATGACTATCTGTATTTTGGGGAAAAGTTGTAACCTTGAAGTACGTCTGCAGGAGCTGATCGGCTGAGGTCACATTTGAGGTTGAGTTTCCAGATTCAACCTCCTCCTGAACCCACTGCATCACTCTGTCTCTCAGCCAATCACGATCTGACAGGAAACACACGactacaaaaacagaaataaaagcattaaatgtaaatgttaatgttaaagtaATGTAATTATGTAATTAGCTGCAAACTTACTGGGGCTCACGTCTGTCTTTGTTGGTTTCTCTGAAAAAAGGAATACACAGATCACTGAAAAAGCTCACATACAATTCAAAttaattcaaacaactttattaatcccacaagggGCAATTCATTTTGAGTAGCAGGTTGTCATGGTTCATACTCCCTACATGGCCAGCAACACATAGTCAATACATTAATAGTTGACACAACACACATCAGACAACATGGAGCTTAGAATGGACacattgggaaaaaaataaaataaaataaataaataaaaccctgTGAAGAATTTAGTGCAAGGGGGACGAATGATTTGGAGAAGTGATTTGTTTTACACCTAGGAGGGGCATAACGGCCCTGAAGGTAACAGAGAATTCACCTGCAAGGGCATGGCTcggttagaaataatctgtcattctgtctctgtgtgacgaaCGTCACCATCTatcatgcgtaattcactatatgtgtgtgtgccctctgtgcatttatagatttatcatgcaagatgctttgctataatgctcatgtgctaatattgggcctcattcacgaaccattcttaagaacaaatttgttcttaagtcctatttacgaagattttacgaagattgtggcattcatgaatttttttcttatccaggatttttcttaggtaagaacaaatcctacgaacactcagaagtactcttaagcacatttcagtgctgatgttggcatggttgtgttgtcttcttttgctaagttcaataaaatacattacatatacaaatacatacaaatacatacagtgacatttccgtcatatttatgtatttatttattaatttcattttttttcatttttcattttcattaaattaaatgtgtcaaagctttaacatgaattaagtaaattggaaatcatgtcgtccattagtgataccaccctttttataggtggcatttctccacgacctacaaaacaatggcaaatatatattgctgctgcaggagggctcTGTTTGTTCTGGTTCTGTTGCAAGTTGGCTCTGCGGGACTTCAtctgtgataaaataaaataaaatcaagccaaGCTTGCAACCCCTCAGTCCACAACCTCTGGACACAAACTCGCCACGGGCCCCTACCTACACACGCAAAGTGTGCGCGCAAAGGCGCTCTTCCCATTACGCACATAACACCGgccaacacacaaccacacaaaataactgtcattttaggtctgttttgtttggcacctgccaCGTACAGGACGATATACACATagacggattatcatgaccacgaGCCCCTGTCTACACACGCATTATGTGCAACGGCGCTCTTTCCATTATGCACATAACACcggcacacacaaccacacaacattactgtcagtttaggtctgttttgtttggcacctgccatgtacaggatgatatatatattatgggagagacagaaagctcaaatagccagcccttgtattaattaaaatataggtaaccacctattttgaaaaaaacaacaactatcaATCAGCGCATCCAGAGTGTCCCATTaatattctctctctccctcgcgctGGCCGGCGCACACAgacgcacttacacacacaaatacaggcacatgccatggaggagtcatgttgtaatggtaataaaaaaatgcactaaatcaCGCTAATGTGTTCAGACCGACCGTCCGACCGGGGGGTCGACACGGCACTCGGATTCCGAGTACTCAGATACCGGCTACAGTCCTAGAAACTACTCACCTAAACCACCGGCTTTTTACTGGCCTTCTTCGAGGAAAAGTCCttgataaagtaatcacagtccaaTTCTCTGACCAGTTTGGCCTCTACGGCCAGTCACATATTGTGGTTTCAAGGtattattccagaaaataaattgtttgtgttgttgcaacctgTACTAAGGCtgctaatttttttatttttacctgtgctccaacaaatttacgctttgctttaggcattctgttgctgtttcctctgtgtggcgtcTACACACGGCCCTGCTGTCCTTTTTATGGgtccttttatgggcattaatgggcggttacctatgctaatcctatgtaaattagactcacctggcacgcgCGAAGATATatagaagatattggtgaatgagttCATTGTTGTTAAACTATTGGTAAACTAAATACAGTTACTCCATCTACTTAAACTTTCTCTGTCCTATAGTAAAATTTTATAAACATAGAaagatattaatattaatagttttatgtggatgtttgttgcaaaatctgtgtctccaataacaTCTCTGCATgtcatatcaaggcaggagtttgtgttttaaaagttttgttaacaggtcaggtcatggacatgatgtgctgagcagaaagataactgctTGGTGTCATGATGTGTCCACGTatgcaataaactgacaaatcaacggATTGAAAGGAGGCGacttctggagagttctacttacattttttattaaactgttaGGATATAAAAAAGCATTCAAGGGAAAGTAGACTGGTTCAGCCTTTATGAACTGACTAGCCTAATGTCATGTCAGGGAAATGTagtcttgacgtattgtaataaaatgaaggtAAACTGAGAACCTACTGAGAAGGTAAACTCCTGCTCATTATTCCCCATCTAACGATCGGCGCAGAGAAGTAGGtaaggattttgtgttggagtcagaaaATTTAATTCTAAAGGTtgcctcaatgcatttctcaacagtgtgtgtgtttgtgtgtgtgtgtgcacgtgcacTGACCCTGACAGTGTCCTCCGTGCTCCAAGTGTATCTTGGTGTGGGTGATGCAGGCGTCTCTGTGCAGCTCACAGTGATTTCTGTAGGATCTGCTGTTGCTGCCGCACACCCAGTTCTCCGTCACGTCGCACCGCtgtagggagagagagacagatcagAATCTACTGAACATGTTACGTTATAGTTTTACTTCAGTGCATTTCAGGCGGAAATACTGCATTTTTTactgcattaaaataaattgacaGATTAAGTTTTTAGATCTAAAATTTctgtacacaaaaaaacaagtaaatgtACAAGTAAAACTGAAATGATTTTTCCATTAGCAGAAAATTAATTTGCAATTACAATATAATActtattagtcattttacatgCAAAATAGAACAGTTTATGGTCCCAGCTTGTCGAATGTGAGAATTTGCTGCTTTCAATGTTagctttttaaatatatttctaataattttgaagtttggacaaaacaagcagtGTTAAAGTGTCACTTAGAGTTTTGGGTAATTGTGACTATCACTGTTTTCTGAATTCCCTCAACAATTAATTAAAtcggggagaaaaaaagaagaagattaaTCCATAATAAACAATCATTAGTTCCATTCTGACAATGGCCTCCACTTCAACTACTAGGGtaaaatgatataatatatacattttcagaTGTGACAACaggtgacatttttttatttcatttttatctcataaaatCTGTGATAATAAGTAAAAAAGTCGAAGTAAAAGCATGTATCCTGTGGGGACATGCTTCTACCTAAAATTTGAAGTACATAGTCCTGActatagttatttacttttacttaagcaacattttaaatgcaggacttttacttgtaatggagtattttcacagtgtgttattaatacttttataaGAATAAAGGGTCTGAATTCTCTCTCCACTAGTGGTGTTCAATAACTTTTACCTGTAAACAGCGACAGACTGGCTCTCCTTTATCAGTTGATACACACTCTCGTCCTGCGCCGCAGAAAGTCATGGAACACACTGACtgatcctgacacacacacacacacacacacacagaaagagaaatgtgtgtatttatttctgttttatattgtgAAAAGAAGTAAGAAGTCCAGATGGTGACCTATGACCTCCCACTGGGAGAGACCCCCGCCGTTTTGAATAAcaatgactctctctctctttctctctctctcacactcacactcacactcacacacacacacacacacactttttacgGAGGCAGCTGGACAACGGTACAGctcatttagattttttcccccaatttttTCAAAAGCTGGGTCTCATTCCTCGAAGTTTTCATAAACTTTCACTGACCAGCTTTATTACTGAGACACGGTGGTATCCATAATATATATCCATAATGGCAACGAAGTGGCAAAACTATCAGTTTTTCATACTTATTTTCAAGTGAAATTAACTGATAACATATAAAATCAATTAGGCTGAAACGCTTCCTTCCTTCAGACCTACATCCAtcagtgttgtttttaatttcttcaCTTCTAGGGT
Encoded here:
- the LOC131993253 gene encoding follistatin-related protein 1-like isoform X1, with the protein product MITSFSADRKLWTESGLSNSNSFWTNCVQFDMMLTVSMLLLPLLLSSPPVSSSPLAQDQSVCSMTFCGAGRECVSTDKGEPVCRCLQRCDVTENWVCGSNSRSYRNHCELHRDACITHTKIHLEHGGHCQEKPTKTDVSPIVCFLSDRDWLRDRVMQWVQEEVESGNSTSNVTSADQLLQTYFKMYDSGDSALDSKEFLSFLKHNETALNLTYSHTLGTNSLLRSLCVDALIELSDENADWKLSLTEFINCLTPTYHPYERKCALEDEVFEDGAETQMECNKCVCACGNWVCTALTCNGEHQVEEDDNDGAEEEEMTEEEWSRRVAELNTLQENFAMEP
- the LOC131993253 gene encoding follistatin-related protein 1-like isoform X2, encoding MITSFSADRKLWTESGLSNSNSFWTNCVQFDMMLTVSMLLLPLLLSSPPVSSSPLAQDQSVCSMTFCGAGRECVSTDKGEPVCRCLQRCDVTENWVCGSNSRSYRNHCELHRDACITHTKIHLEHGGHCQEKPTKTDVSPIVCFLSDRDWLRDRVMQWVQEEVESGNSTSNVTSADQLLQTYFKMYDSGDSALDSKEFLSFLKHNETALNLTYSHTLGTNSLLRSLCVDALIELSDENADWKLSLTEFINCLTPTYHPYERKCALEDEVFEDGAETQMECNKCVCACGNWVCTALTCNGEHQVEEDDNDGAEEEEMTEEEWSRRVAELNTLQVDSQQ